A segment of the Daphnia pulex isolate KAP4 chromosome 10, ASM2113471v1 genome:
TCATTACTTGTAGCTGAACTGCGTCAAcgtaatattttgtttatagGAATGGCGGTCGTGAAATCTCGGAGCTTTAACCCAATACTTTGATTAGTAGCCTCCCCTTTAATTGCGCATGTTCCTGTTTGATTATCCAAGATTTTGTTCTAATGTCTGTCTTCTTGATGTTATTAATACAACTCGGAAGgacaaacatttattttcattcaccTACATTGGTAGTTTATGCCTTTGCAAacggaaatgaaaatgaattggtCGTTGTGTTGACATTTAAATTGCGCTGGGCCAGTAGAAAATATCTCTACATCTGTCGGACAGCCAACGCCCACAGCTAATGTAAACAACCAGAATGAATTCCGAGCTAGTTGTGACGTCAATTATTCTGACCAgcatctgttttttttgttatttttagcTTCTAATGGTCGGCTCAACAACTGACACGAAGGACGTACTGACAGCTGTATTTACAGGTAACAGATGTTATTTAAACTGAGTCAATACAGCAGCTCAACTTTTCCGATCAGAATAATTCTAAAGCCAATAAAGTAATTACGAATAGGAGGCACGTTAGGGAACCGAAATTGTGTGGGATGAGCGAGTTTGTTTTGGCAAGTGATACGTATCTATCACGATGGGACAGGATAGTAGTATAAAAAGGCGATATGAAAAATAGTTTTCCATCACGCTCGCCCCTTTCGTGATCTGAAGTCGTGAATTCACTGTCCGGTAAGTCTGAAACTTCACATTTTTATCAATTCGACTTGTTGTAATAagaattttgttcttttggtGAATTAAGACGATTTGATTAAGTTAAATCAGAATGGCGTTTGACAAAACACTTTTGTTCGTGGCCATCTCCCTGACGTTGTCCAGTTGCTGGATCCACTCGGCCAGAGCCAATCCCGTCCCGACAGAAGACGACAATCAATTAGATCGGGTAAAGTTTTGTATACGTTGTAGCTTACGcgttaaaaattgtaaattattctgaTTATTTGCGCTACGTTCTGAAATGCAGGATGATAGTTTCAAAGCTGGAAAACCATTGACGGAAGAAGAATTTAATAGTGGAGCTACTGGAAACAAAGGAGgttactaaaataaaaacattttcagtcgAGATTATGCAATTTTGAAagattctttcttcttttttgctcAGCTTCTATGAACAACCGGCCATGGGAACATCAACAAGGCGGTGACGTGCCCCCCAgtaatggaaataaaaagaacggAGACGTCAAATGGCCGGGTGGACGAATTCCCTACGTCATATCAAGCGATTTCTGTAAGTgcttcaattttatttaattaaatttttaaattttttcaattaataacttggaaattaaaattctcGTTTGGAAATTAGCGCCTGAAGAACGAAAAGTAATCGGTTCCGGTATAGTAGACTATCACAAACAAACCTGCCTCCGCTTCGTACCCCGCAAATCGGAAAGCGATTATCTCAAAATCATCAGGAGCAAGGAATCCAAAAATGGATGGTCTGCTTATCCCGGGTAATGAGAATatcacatgaaaaaaaaaaaactgactgATAGATTTTGATCGAAAAATCTATTTGACAGCTGCTGGGCGCAGAAAGGAAATGTGGGTGGCGCACAAGAGTTGAGTCTCGACAACGGATGCGTTTACAAATCGACTGTCATTCACGAACTGATGCACGCCGTCGGATTCGATCACGAACAAGAGCGCCCTGACCAAAGTCGTTACATCACCGTGAATTACAAAAACATCAAGCCAGGTAAACTCTTCGTACCTGCTATTTATatacaaacaaatttgttttaatcaatTGAACTTCGAACAGAGAATCACCAGTGGTTCACCCCTAAACCGAGAGACGCAGTCAACACTATCGGACAATACGATATCAGTAATTGCATCTCGTACCCTCTCATCATGGCAGTTTAAATAATCGTGATTTTATTTCGCATCTTTAGACTCGGTGATGCATTATGAAGCTTATGCCTTTGCCACTGACAGGTCCATTCCGACAATGGTAgccaaaaatgggaaaaagaacatGGGGAATGAAAATGGATTTAGTACGGTAGGTCTTGGCTCGTCATTTTCCTATCAATTATCGCCCATCTGACCTGAACTTGTCGAATTCGTGGCCTAATGCTCtgcaataatttgttttccattttctggCTATT
Coding sequences within it:
- the LOC124204598 gene encoding zinc metalloproteinase nas-8-like, with translation MAFDKTLLFVAISLTLSSCWIHSARANPVPTEDDNQLDRDDSFKAGKPLTEEEFNSGATGNKGASMNNRPWEHQQGGDVPPSNGNKKNGDVKWPGGRIPYVISSDFSPEERKVIGSGIVDYHKQTCLRFVPRKSESDYLKIIRSKESKNGWSAYPGCWAQKGNVGGAQELSLDNGCVYKSTVIHELMHAVGFDHEQERPDQSRYITVNYKNIKPENHQWFTPKPRDAVNTIGQYDINSVMHYEAYAFATDRSIPTMVAKNGKKNMGNENGFSTSDVQKLNTLYSCSG